In the genome of Desulfatirhabdium butyrativorans DSM 18734, one region contains:
- a CDS encoding ATP-binding protein codes for MSLPKLPIDLQSFEIIQREGFLYVDKTQYIHRMMEEGRYYFLARPRRFGKTLMVSTLRNLFAGNREMFRTLWIDSHGNWSWEKYPVVLLDFNVISHDTPENFQTGVNCRLKRIGQEYDVPIHASLLKEQFEELILSLYKKTGQPAVILIDEYDKPIIDHLGKGDAALEIAKANRDILKSFLGTLKGADVASHTRFVFITGVSKFSRVSIFSDLNNLIDITMNPKYAGLLGYTQEELESCFPHHLKELAQTHGMTVPEVLSRLRLRYNGYRFSKNPVMVYNPFSVLRAFSNQAFDNYWFETGTPTFLINLMRERNYPLTEMENMEVGESIFSVYDLERLSIQALLFQTGYVTIKDVEDRLFTLGYPNQEVKTGFVESLLYSFAPPENADGISRFLLLGRYLHSEDLDKFFETIDAIFASIPYTLKGEPNEAWFHTLFYLMVSASGAYTQCEVLTSRGRIDMMVQFPEKIWIMEFKCGQSAEAAIQQIHEKGYADSYRGLNRKLLLLGIGFDPKMRMVSDWKLESLS; via the coding sequence ATGTCCCTGCCCAAACTGCCCATTGACCTGCAATCCTTCGAGATCATCCAGAGAGAAGGGTTTCTGTATGTGGACAAGACCCAATATATCCACCGGATGATGGAAGAAGGCCGGTATTATTTCCTGGCCCGGCCCCGGCGCTTTGGCAAGACCCTGATGGTGTCGACACTGCGCAACCTGTTTGCCGGAAACCGGGAGATGTTCCGTACTTTGTGGATCGACAGCCACGGCAACTGGTCATGGGAAAAATATCCGGTGGTGCTGCTGGATTTCAATGTCATCAGTCATGATACGCCGGAAAATTTCCAGACAGGCGTGAATTGCCGACTGAAGCGGATTGGACAAGAGTATGATGTACCCATCCATGCCTCCCTTTTGAAAGAACAGTTTGAGGAACTGATCCTGAGCCTGTACAAAAAGACCGGACAGCCGGCAGTCATTCTGATCGATGAATATGACAAGCCCATCATCGATCATCTGGGCAAAGGGGATGCTGCACTGGAGATCGCCAAAGCCAACCGGGATATCCTCAAATCCTTTCTGGGAACCCTGAAAGGCGCCGATGTGGCCAGCCACACCCGGTTTGTCTTCATCACCGGGGTTTCCAAATTCAGCAGGGTCTCCATCTTTTCCGATCTCAACAACCTGATCGACATCACCATGAATCCCAAATATGCCGGGCTGCTGGGATACACCCAGGAGGAACTGGAATCCTGCTTTCCGCATCATCTGAAAGAACTGGCCCAAACGCATGGCATGACTGTACCAGAGGTATTGTCACGGCTGAGGCTTCGCTACAACGGCTACCGCTTTTCAAAAAATCCCGTCATGGTATACAACCCCTTTTCGGTTTTGCGGGCCTTCAGCAACCAGGCCTTTGACAATTACTGGTTTGAAACCGGAACCCCGACATTTCTGATCAACCTGATGCGGGAACGCAATTATCCACTGACGGAGATGGAGAATATGGAGGTGGGCGAATCCATTTTCAGCGTGTATGACCTGGAACGGCTCAGCATTCAGGCGCTGCTGTTTCAGACCGGATATGTGACCATCAAGGATGTGGAAGACCGTTTGTTCACATTAGGCTACCCCAACCAGGAGGTCAAAACCGGTTTTGTGGAATCGCTTCTGTACTCGTTTGCACCCCCGGAAAATGCCGACGGGATATCCCGGTTCCTGTTGCTGGGCCGTTATCTGCATTCAGAAGACCTGGATAAGTTCTTCGAGACAATCGACGCCATTTTTGCATCGATCCCCTATACACTCAAAGGTGAACCGAACGAGGCCTGGTTCCATACGCTGTTCTATCTGATGGTGTCTGCCTCCGGTGCATACACCCAATGCGAGGTTCTGACCAGCCGGGGGCGCATCGACATGATGGTGCAATTTCCGGAAAAGATTTGGATCATGGAATTCAAATGCGGGCAGAGCGCCGAAGCCGCAATCCAACAGATTCATGAAAAAGGTTATGCGGATTCTTACCGGGGTCTGAACCGGAAGCTGCTGCTGTTGGGAATCGGTTTCGATCCAAAAATGCGGATGGTTTCGGACTGGAAGCTGGAATCCTTATCTTGA
- the cysS gene encoding cysteine--tRNA ligase: MALTIYNTISRTKEPFETIEPMKVRMYVCGPTVYDSAHIGHARAVVTFDVIVRYLRAKGYAVTYVRNFTDVDDKIIQKANQTGESCQEIAERYIDEFHRDMDALKVERPTLEPRATGHIADIVRIVEKLIAGGFAYVLDGDVYFAVDAFPEYGKLSKRKLDQLEAGARVDVDGRKRNPFDFALWKSSKPDEPWWESPWGRGRPGWHIECSAMSSALLGETIDIHGGGMDLIFPHHENEVAQSEAAFGKTFVRYWIHNGFVNINSEKMSKSLQNFLTVREALESHHPETIRMFLVSSHYRSPIDFTPKSMEEAGAGVDRLYATLQRLEALFHSAGPADASSRGSLWERFCEAMDDDFNTAKGIGILFEAIRAINRTLDDIEGAAVEAPVRSAIEAEWADILAIGNILGLMGDRPQAYFDQKKTKGLAETGIDTAFIEERIAARREARKARQWQQADAIRKELEAMHVVLEDKPDGTTVWKITQ, encoded by the coding sequence ATGGCCCTGACCATCTACAACACCATCAGTCGAACCAAAGAGCCGTTCGAAACCATCGAGCCCATGAAAGTCCGCATGTATGTCTGCGGCCCCACCGTTTATGACTCGGCACACATCGGCCATGCCCGGGCGGTAGTCACCTTCGATGTCATCGTCCGCTATCTGCGCGCCAAAGGCTATGCGGTGACGTATGTGCGCAATTTCACGGATGTCGATGACAAAATCATTCAAAAGGCCAACCAGACCGGGGAAAGCTGCCAGGAGATTGCGGAGCGCTACATCGATGAATTCCACCGGGACATGGACGCCCTGAAGGTCGAGCGCCCGACGCTGGAGCCGCGCGCAACCGGGCATATCGCGGACATCGTCCGCATCGTGGAGAAGCTGATTGCTGGCGGATTTGCCTATGTTCTGGATGGAGACGTGTATTTCGCCGTGGATGCCTTCCCGGAATACGGCAAGCTCTCCAAACGCAAACTCGATCAGCTGGAGGCAGGCGCCCGCGTGGATGTGGACGGCCGCAAACGCAACCCCTTCGATTTCGCCCTGTGGAAATCTTCCAAACCCGATGAGCCCTGGTGGGAGAGCCCCTGGGGAAGGGGACGGCCCGGATGGCACATCGAATGCTCGGCCATGAGCTCGGCCCTGCTGGGCGAGACGATCGACATCCACGGCGGCGGCATGGACCTGATTTTTCCGCACCACGAAAACGAGGTGGCCCAGTCCGAGGCGGCCTTCGGGAAAACGTTCGTGCGCTACTGGATTCACAACGGGTTTGTCAACATCAACAGCGAGAAGATGTCCAAATCCCTGCAGAACTTCCTGACGGTGCGGGAAGCGCTCGAAAGCCATCACCCGGAAACCATCCGGATGTTCCTGGTATCGAGCCACTACAGAAGTCCGATCGATTTTACGCCGAAAAGCATGGAGGAAGCCGGGGCGGGCGTGGATCGGCTCTATGCCACCCTGCAACGGCTCGAAGCGCTGTTCCATTCGGCAGGGCCAGCGGATGCTTCATCCCGCGGATCTCTATGGGAGCGGTTTTGCGAGGCGATGGATGACGATTTCAATACGGCAAAAGGGATCGGGATTCTTTTTGAAGCCATCCGGGCCATCAACCGCACCCTGGACGACATCGAAGGCGCCGCCGTCGAAGCTCCGGTTCGCAGCGCTATTGAGGCCGAATGGGCCGACATTCTGGCGATCGGCAACATTCTGGGCCTGATGGGGGATCGGCCGCAGGCGTATTTCGATCAGAAAAAAACGAAGGGGCTGGCCGAAACGGGCATCGATACGGCTTTCATCGAAGAGCGGATCGCCGCACGCCGGGAGGCGCGGAAAGCCAGGCAGTGGCAGCAGGCCGACGCCATCCGCAAAGAGCTCGAGGCCATGCACGTCGTGCTGGAAGACAAGCCCGACGGAACGACCGTCTGGAAGATCACGCAGTAG
- a CDS encoding AAA family ATPase, giving the protein MAKRMTKEVRTIRLPEKRIQEIQALVDAWPYETKAFMRSRLNQYRPHSDWFNLVVEWFFSLLEPPTEKQFAILKDPKILTDWQKRFEISGRTNPLQAWNKILEKEVSVRDYPYLLSLLDKALVDVHVPVELVELFEKIYKAHIRKEYLSDPSVPKAPLILFVGPSGSGKTSTVIHTLEQVIFVNQVIPEVDLDRKKDEILASEPFWRTIEQIDPTLAEEIAKRRKLKLYKFLAGIPLIGRLLKRTISRSLSQLEEQSLPVDYAMVTPNDYQTALAGEPGNYFKKALGDPRRTSIRHVEEAHSAFGKAESGNSGVERQQRTLIDTSNIIIDEIINGRRDCLLIATTDQPERFDAAIYRRFVEKGKIIDLSDFWKNPANLREVVRLELIRNDIRVMDPPDPACLQTSRCISTADIQAAVDTIYRIFNERTLKITPAYVRKLVHSVIEIQGGFSAAHLQDPVLVRKAFELVARNAFGDLFEKVVDRMDRSVPWDEYVGGVKDVFSEMANNCLYYGVSEEKGVVLNGPPGSGKTFLVRTWLSENKDIHDIATSPTALQDPAKPIDGAVENLEKVYDIAKMIAPTVVFFDEGDALAPRRSQSGGQPSDKLTNKFLSIIDGEVPLNKVFTALTTNRLDILDPALIRSKRLKVLEISGHLRQKDIIDIVRLTLKNAPLDAGLSIETLVENAKSICNTPADFAAFIEKARSLRSTEFEVILRLRELADATEEIRTKFIKFNFKTLIGILEAIDAPQSLKSETKGDALAFMKHYAQLLRLIDPIHSLEDYPIRPSHLQSARIEISHSPVKKGKVQLDEFLEAELSQEPQVGFIIGVGANDVSGVLLPIATSLTYNLSPEKVLVTGAVSPGGTSGAELEMAVQMTQQSAKEALTLVKNYLQSLDPKVSIPRLFGQFLDQYTIHHQLLTASYNVGGPSAGYALALNTLSALLQIPIYNDFGITGAPWTKGVTKAEIGGSVIIGGHKKKTEKVLQHLRRMYMPLQNYKDLEIDFLVNYWEQSKDILGVTSFGDLVPEVVWLDDEYEAVLQELTNLRIDYKLKKYRGMIEDEATKDRILKNKQVLKERLEKQLFNRLEAIRSYLRNPVSDPHLSLEEIFLNRPPQRLPSLSGLVHLVKSGVRQFPWKWGKKEDES; this is encoded by the coding sequence ATGGCCAAACGAATGACCAAAGAGGTGCGCACCATCCGGCTCCCGGAAAAGCGGATTCAGGAAATCCAGGCGCTGGTGGATGCATGGCCCTATGAAACCAAGGCATTCATGCGCTCCAGACTGAACCAGTATCGCCCGCACTCGGACTGGTTCAATCTGGTTGTGGAATGGTTCTTCTCGCTGCTGGAGCCGCCGACCGAAAAGCAGTTTGCCATCCTGAAAGACCCGAAAATCCTGACGGACTGGCAGAAGCGCTTTGAGATCTCCGGCAGGACCAACCCGCTTCAGGCCTGGAACAAAATCCTGGAGAAGGAGGTCTCGGTCCGGGACTATCCCTACCTGCTGAGCCTCCTCGACAAGGCCCTGGTGGATGTTCACGTTCCGGTGGAGCTGGTGGAGCTGTTCGAAAAAATCTACAAGGCCCATATCCGCAAGGAGTACCTTTCCGATCCATCGGTGCCCAAGGCCCCGCTGATTCTTTTCGTCGGCCCCAGCGGCAGCGGCAAGACGTCCACCGTGATCCACACCCTCGAGCAGGTCATTTTCGTCAACCAGGTCATTCCCGAAGTCGATCTCGACCGCAAGAAGGACGAGATATTGGCAAGCGAACCGTTTTGGCGAACGATCGAGCAGATCGATCCGACACTTGCCGAAGAAATCGCCAAACGCCGGAAATTGAAGCTTTACAAGTTCCTGGCCGGGATCCCGCTGATCGGCAGGCTTCTGAAGCGAACCATCAGCCGGAGCCTGTCCCAGCTCGAAGAACAGAGTCTTCCGGTCGATTATGCGATGGTGACGCCGAACGATTACCAGACGGCCCTGGCGGGCGAGCCCGGGAATTACTTCAAGAAAGCCCTCGGAGACCCGCGCAGGACATCGATCCGGCACGTCGAAGAGGCGCACAGCGCTTTCGGCAAGGCCGAAAGCGGAAACAGCGGCGTCGAGCGGCAGCAGCGCACCCTGATCGATACGTCCAACATCATCATCGATGAAATCATCAACGGCAGGAGGGATTGTCTGCTCATCGCCACCACGGACCAGCCCGAGCGATTCGATGCGGCCATCTACCGCAGGTTCGTGGAAAAAGGCAAAATCATCGATCTGTCGGATTTCTGGAAAAACCCGGCGAATCTGCGGGAAGTCGTCCGATTGGAGCTGATACGAAACGACATCCGGGTGATGGATCCGCCCGATCCGGCCTGCCTGCAAACCAGCCGGTGCATTTCGACCGCCGACATTCAGGCCGCCGTCGATACCATCTACCGCATTTTCAACGAGCGCACCCTCAAGATTACGCCGGCCTACGTTCGCAAACTCGTTCACTCGGTCATCGAAATTCAGGGCGGCTTTTCGGCGGCCCATCTCCAGGACCCCGTTCTGGTGCGCAAGGCCTTCGAGCTGGTGGCCCGCAATGCATTCGGTGATCTGTTCGAAAAAGTCGTCGATCGCATGGACCGGAGCGTTCCGTGGGATGAATATGTGGGCGGTGTGAAGGATGTGTTTTCGGAAATGGCCAACAACTGCCTCTATTACGGGGTAAGCGAGGAAAAGGGTGTCGTGCTGAACGGCCCGCCCGGAAGCGGAAAGACATTTCTCGTCCGGACCTGGCTCAGCGAAAACAAGGACATCCATGATATCGCCACCAGCCCCACGGCATTGCAGGACCCGGCAAAGCCCATCGACGGCGCGGTGGAAAACCTCGAAAAAGTCTATGACATCGCCAAGATGATCGCACCGACGGTGGTGTTCTTCGACGAGGGGGATGCGCTGGCTCCCCGGCGGAGCCAGTCCGGCGGCCAGCCTTCCGACAAGCTCACCAACAAATTTTTGAGCATCATTGACGGCGAAGTTCCCTTGAACAAGGTGTTTACGGCCCTGACCACCAACCGCCTCGACATCCTCGATCCGGCCCTGATCCGCTCCAAGCGGCTGAAGGTGCTGGAAATTTCCGGTCACCTGCGCCAGAAGGACATCATCGATATCGTCCGGCTCACCCTGAAAAATGCCCCCCTCGATGCCGGTCTGTCGATTGAAACGCTGGTCGAAAACGCCAAGAGCATCTGCAACACGCCTGCCGACTTCGCCGCATTCATCGAAAAGGCCCGATCGCTGCGCAGCACGGAATTCGAGGTGATCCTGCGGCTGCGGGAACTGGCGGACGCCACCGAAGAGATCCGCACCAAATTCATCAAATTCAATTTCAAGACCTTGATCGGCATCCTCGAGGCCATCGATGCGCCCCAGAGCCTCAAATCCGAGACCAAGGGCGATGCCCTCGCCTTCATGAAGCATTACGCTCAATTGCTTCGCCTGATCGATCCGATCCATTCCCTCGAGGATTACCCCATCCGGCCATCGCACCTGCAATCGGCCAGGATCGAAATTTCCCACAGCCCGGTCAAGAAAGGCAAGGTCCAGCTCGATGAATTCCTGGAGGCCGAACTCAGCCAGGAACCCCAGGTCGGATTCATCATCGGCGTGGGCGCAAACGATGTCTCCGGGGTGCTGCTGCCCATTGCCACAAGCCTCACCTACAACCTCTCGCCGGAGAAGGTACTGGTCACCGGCGCCGTCTCGCCCGGCGGCACATCCGGCGCCGAGCTCGAGATGGCCGTCCAGATGACCCAGCAGTCCGCCAAGGAAGCCCTGACCCTCGTGAAAAACTATCTCCAGAGCCTCGACCCCAAAGTTAGCATCCCGAGGCTCTTCGGCCAGTTTCTCGACCAGTACACCATCCACCACCAGTTGCTCACCGCCTCCTACAACGTGGGCGGCCCGTCCGCCGGATACGCGCTTGCGCTCAATACCCTGTCCGCGCTGCTGCAGATCCCCATTTACAACGACTTCGGCATCACCGGCGCACCCTGGACCAAGGGCGTCACCAAAGCCGAAATCGGCGGGTCGGTCATCATCGGCGGGCACAAGAAGAAGACCGAAAAAGTGCTGCAGCACCTGCGGCGCATGTATATGCCCCTGCAGAACTACAAGGATCTCGAAATCGATTTCCTGGTGAATTACTGGGAGCAGAGCAAGGACATCCTCGGCGTGACCAGTTTCGGAGACCTGGTGCCGGAAGTGGTCTGGCTCGATGACGAATACGAGGCCGTTCTCCAGGAGCTCACGAACCTGAGAATCGACTACAAACTCAAGAAATACCGGGGGATGATCGAGGATGAGGCAACCAAGGACCGCATCCTGAAAAACAAGCAGGTATTGAAGGAGCGCCTGGAGAAACAGCTCTTCAACCGGCTCGAAGCCATCCGAAGCTATCTGAGAAATCCGGTGAGCGACCCGCACCTGTCGCTGGAGGAAATCTTTCTGAACCGGCCCCCCCAGCGGCTTCCCAGCCTGTCGGGATTGGTGCATCTGGTCAAAAGCGGCGTGCGGCAGTTTCCCTGGAAATGGGGGAAAAAGGAAGATGAGTCCTGA
- a CDS encoding SPFH domain-containing protein — protein MTEEMPKPFMTRAFVKMAVKRTFACLFVAGLVYGVSALMYATKTIYKVKMNYAVVLERFGGKRDAITDVGWHIRLPFFSRIEQEVPLMNQTLYLGGSPEPMQIISKENLALRISGLLTYRIVNLKAWAIENSQPLQLLKGDYDGIVKDILQAQQAATLISDREHIKEVIFEALKSRPINEGGPTLEQKYGIELVSFTLNETHIADKLVEATEEKKRRELIAEADNYAADQEAGRIRKLYAAYLESIQALQKALGRPDGSTDTALLQFLTQQKWATAYEKNPEGQRTVVIQNTTEPPAITLPMPGEPAKKSSGER, from the coding sequence ATGACGGAAGAAATGCCAAAACCCTTTATGACCCGCGCCTTCGTCAAGATGGCCGTCAAGCGGACATTCGCCTGTCTGTTTGTGGCCGGTCTTGTCTACGGTGTATCGGCGCTGATGTATGCCACCAAAACCATCTACAAGGTCAAGATGAATTATGCCGTGGTGCTGGAGCGTTTCGGGGGCAAGCGGGATGCCATCACGGATGTCGGCTGGCACATCCGGCTGCCGTTTTTCTCCCGGATCGAGCAGGAAGTTCCCCTGATGAACCAGACGCTTTACCTGGGCGGATCGCCGGAGCCCATGCAGATCATTTCCAAGGAAAACCTGGCCCTGCGCATTTCGGGGCTGCTCACCTACCGGATCGTCAACCTGAAGGCCTGGGCCATCGAGAATTCCCAGCCCCTGCAACTGCTCAAGGGCGATTACGACGGCATCGTGAAAGACATCCTGCAGGCCCAGCAGGCGGCCACCCTGATCAGTGACCGGGAACACATCAAGGAAGTCATCTTCGAAGCGCTCAAATCGCGGCCCATCAACGAAGGCGGCCCGACCCTCGAACAAAAATACGGGATCGAGCTGGTCAGCTTCACCCTGAATGAAACCCACATCGCAGACAAACTGGTCGAGGCGACCGAAGAGAAGAAACGGCGGGAGCTGATTGCCGAGGCGGACAATTACGCGGCGGATCAGGAAGCCGGTCGGATCCGGAAATTGTATGCAGCCTACCTCGAAAGCATTCAGGCGCTGCAGAAAGCCCTCGGCAGGCCGGACGGCTCCACCGATACGGCCTTGCTGCAGTTTTTGACCCAGCAAAAATGGGCGACGGCCTACGAAAAGAACCCCGAAGGCCAGCGCACCGTCGTCATCCAGAACACGACGGAGCCGCCGGCCATCACCTTGCCCATGCCCGGCGAACCTGCCAAGAAATCGAGCGGAGAGCGGTAA
- a CDS encoding alpha/beta hydrolase, translating to MKIETVTFLSDGLQLKGFLHVPDAGNPVAVVFGSHGLFSDGNSPKQCDMAQCCGEAGIAYFRFSHRGCGDSQGTASDAIDFAGRVRDLETAIETILPQIGPSLPMGLYGSSLGGAVCLAVAQKRQSAAIVTYAAPVRSTGEGELPSPNAIPEHILRHPAFGFDLRNHLSAVHHALVVHGSDDPVVPVSHANDIFNGISGPKKLIIQNGGDHPMSLPQHQEQFRKDALAWFRKYLIGDRR from the coding sequence ATGAAAATCGAAACCGTCACTTTCTTATCCGATGGATTGCAGTTGAAGGGTTTTCTGCATGTTCCGGATGCAGGAAACCCGGTTGCCGTAGTGTTCGGCTCGCATGGGCTCTTCAGCGACGGCAATTCCCCCAAACAATGCGACATGGCCCAATGCTGCGGCGAAGCGGGAATCGCCTATTTCCGGTTTTCCCATCGCGGATGCGGAGACAGCCAGGGAACTGCCAGTGATGCCATCGATTTTGCGGGAAGGGTTCGGGATCTGGAAACGGCAATCGAGACCATTCTTCCCCAAATTGGACCTTCGCTTCCCATGGGCCTGTATGGCAGCAGCCTGGGCGGCGCCGTTTGTCTTGCCGTCGCACAAAAACGCCAGTCCGCCGCCATCGTCACCTATGCAGCCCCTGTTCGTTCCACCGGAGAAGGGGAACTTCCCAGCCCCAACGCCATACCGGAGCACATCCTCCGACACCCGGCTTTCGGCTTCGATTTGCGCAACCATCTTTCAGCGGTTCATCATGCACTGGTGGTGCACGGAAGCGATGATCCCGTTGTCCCGGTCTCTCACGCCAACGACATTTTCAATGGCATCTCCGGACCCAAAAAGCTCATCATCCAGAATGGCGGCGATCACCCGATGAGCCTGCCCCAACATCAGGAGCAGTTTCGAAAGGATGCACTTGCCTGGTTCAGGAAGTATTTGATAGGCGATAGGCGATAG
- a CDS encoding TraB/GumN family protein: MLRIIVVVVVIVVVIVVVVVIVIVIVTPPSPYPGFRRVDEMWFFTRDPRESGVMSEVEIHASPELIRRIHLAEDRELILVGTAHVSKASRDLVREVIETEKPDTVCVELCESRYQAIRQKEHWEDMDIVKVIRENKTFLLFSSLLLSSFQRRIAKNLDIQPGAEMLQAIESAEALGAQIVLADRDVRTTLARAWQSISFFGKIRLLTQLLASMFGADDISEADIEAIKQQDVMETLMADMGKYHPQLKHILIDERDRYLANRIGNATGTRIVAVVGAGHLKGIVEHLNETVDLASLETTAPKGRLAGLIGWGMCALVLVLFAAGFFMGGAHVGGKMMLSWVLITGILAGVGAVAALAHPLTILSSVLAAPLTTLHPLIAVGWVSGLVEAWYRKPRVRDIEALPEDILTVKGFWKNQVTRILLVVIFTNLGASIGTFIGIPTLLHMMG, encoded by the coding sequence ATGCTGAGGATAATCGTTGTCGTTGTCGTAATCGTTGTCGTTATCGTTGTCGTTGTCGTAATCGTAATCGTAATCGTAACTCCCCCATCTCCTTACCCCGGCTTTCGCCGGGTTGACGAAATGTGGTTTTTTACAAGGGACCCAAGAGAAAGCGGCGTTATGTCCGAAGTCGAAATACACGCATCCCCCGAACTGATCCGGCGTATTCACCTGGCCGAAGACAGGGAGCTGATCCTGGTCGGTACGGCTCATGTTTCCAAGGCGAGCCGGGATCTGGTCCGGGAAGTGATCGAAACCGAAAAGCCCGATACGGTCTGCGTCGAGCTGTGTGAATCGCGCTATCAGGCCATCCGGCAAAAAGAGCACTGGGAAGATATGGACATCGTCAAGGTGATCCGCGAGAACAAGACTTTCCTGCTCTTTTCGAGTCTGCTGCTCTCTTCCTTCCAGCGCCGGATCGCCAAGAACCTGGACATTCAGCCCGGCGCCGAAATGCTGCAGGCCATCGAATCGGCCGAAGCTTTAGGCGCGCAGATCGTGCTGGCCGACCGGGATGTGCGCACCACATTGGCCCGCGCCTGGCAATCCATATCCTTTTTCGGGAAGATCCGCCTGCTCACGCAACTGCTCGCCTCCATGTTCGGCGCGGACGACATTTCGGAAGCGGACATCGAAGCCATCAAACAGCAGGACGTCATGGAAACCCTGATGGCGGACATGGGCAAATACCATCCCCAGCTCAAGCACATTCTGATCGACGAGCGGGACCGGTATCTGGCAAACCGGATCGGGAACGCAACCGGCACCCGCATCGTCGCCGTTGTCGGCGCCGGTCATCTGAAGGGGATTGTTGAACATCTGAACGAGACAGTCGACCTGGCATCCCTTGAAACGACGGCGCCAAAAGGCAGGTTGGCCGGTCTGATCGGGTGGGGCATGTGCGCCCTGGTCCTTGTCCTGTTCGCCGCAGGGTTTTTCATGGGCGGTGCGCATGTCGGCGGCAAAATGATGCTCTCCTGGGTGCTGATCACGGGAATTCTGGCCGGTGTGGGCGCGGTTGCCGCACTGGCGCATCCACTGACCATCCTGTCCTCCGTGCTGGCCGCGCCGCTCACCACGCTGCACCCGCTCATCGCCGTAGGCTGGGTCTCCGGCCTTGTGGAAGCCTGGTATCGGAAACCCCGGGTGCGGGACATCGAAGCCCTTCCCGAAGACATCCTGACAGTCAAGGGTTTCTGGAAAAATCAGGTGACCCGGATTCTACTGGTGGTCATCTTCACCAATCTGGGTGCATCCATCGGGACATTTATCGGTATCCCGACGCTCCTGCACATGATGGGATAA
- a CDS encoding 2-isopropylmalate synthase codes for MKESIIIFDTTLRDGEQSPGASMNGSEKLRLALQLEKLGVDVLEAGFPAASDGDFDAVAKIAAAIQAAEVAGLCRTAKSDIDRAWGAVRHAAKPRIHTFIATSDIHLQYKLRMSRDEVVEKAVEAVKYAVSLTPNVEFSAEDGSRSDRDYLCRIFEAVIAAGATTVNLPDTVGYAIPEEFAELIRYVKAHTPNIDRAVLSVHCHNDLGLATANTLAAVAAGARQVEVTMNGIGERAGNTSLEEVVMALHTRPNFYQFTSNVRTEFIHPTSRLVSMITGLPVQPNKAIVGANAFAHESGIHQDGVLKNPMTYEIMKPETVGLNTNKMVLGKHSGRHALRAHLKDMGYDLSDEELATLFVKFKELADKKKHVVDEDLEVLVAEGLQTKDVFALDYLHVTAGTTVLPMASVRILVNDRPVQGAGYGNGPIDATFNTISRLCNTHSELMRFSISAITGGTDAQGEVTVRLKENGLEAMGRGADPDIITAGAKAYINGLNRLEYLKTHPVEPVMD; via the coding sequence ATGAAAGAATCCATCATCATTTTCGATACAACCTTGCGAGACGGTGAACAGAGTCCGGGCGCCAGCATGAACGGAAGCGAAAAACTGCGGCTGGCCCTGCAGCTCGAAAAACTGGGCGTCGATGTCCTGGAGGCCGGTTTCCCGGCTGCTTCGGATGGGGACTTTGACGCTGTGGCAAAAATCGCAGCCGCCATTCAGGCCGCGGAAGTGGCCGGCCTGTGCAGAACCGCCAAATCCGACATCGACCGGGCCTGGGGAGCGGTGCGGCATGCTGCCAAACCGCGGATCCACACCTTCATCGCCACATCGGACATTCATCTGCAATACAAACTGCGGATGAGCCGGGACGAAGTCGTCGAGAAGGCGGTCGAAGCGGTGAAATATGCCGTATCGCTCACGCCGAATGTCGAATTTTCGGCGGAAGACGGCTCCCGGAGTGATCGGGACTATCTGTGCCGCATTTTCGAGGCGGTCATCGCAGCAGGGGCGACAACCGTCAATCTGCCGGATACGGTCGGATACGCCATTCCGGAGGAATTCGCCGAGCTGATCCGCTATGTCAAGGCCCATACGCCCAATATCGATCGGGCCGTGCTGAGCGTCCATTGCCACAACGATCTGGGACTCGCGACGGCCAATACGCTGGCTGCGGTTGCCGCGGGCGCCCGTCAGGTCGAGGTGACCATGAACGGCATCGGCGAGCGGGCAGGCAACACTTCGCTCGAAGAGGTGGTCATGGCCCTGCATACCCGGCCGAATTTTTACCAGTTTACGAGCAACGTCCGGACCGAATTCATCCATCCGACCAGCCGCCTGGTCAGCATGATTACCGGTCTTCCCGTTCAGCCGAACAAGGCCATTGTCGGCGCCAACGCCTTTGCCCATGAGTCCGGCATCCATCAGGACGGCGTGCTGAAGAATCCCATGACCTACGAAATCATGAAGCCGGAAACCGTCGGGCTGAATACGAACAAGATGGTGTTGGGCAAGCATTCGGGAAGGCATGCCCTGCGGGCGCACCTGAAGGATATGGGGTACGATCTTTCGGATGAAGAGTTGGCGACGCTCTTTGTGAAATTCAAGGAACTGGCCGACAAGAAGAAGCATGTCGTCGATGAAGACCTGGAAGTGCTGGTCGCAGAAGGTCTCCAGACCAAGGACGTGTTTGCGCTCGACTACCTGCACGTGACCGCCGGAACGACCGTTCTGCCGATGGCCAGTGTGCGCATCCTCGTCAACGATCGGCCAGTCCAGGGCGCCGGTTATGGCAATGGGCCCATCGATGCCACGTTCAACACCATTTCCAGACTGTGCAACACCCACTCCGAGCTCATGCGCTTCTCCATCAGCGCCATTACGGGCGGCACAGACGCCCAGGGCGAAGTGACGGTTCGGTTGAAAGAAAACGGACTGGAGGCCATGGGCCGCGGGGCCGATCCGGATATTATAACGGCAGGCGCCAAAGCCTATATCAACGGATTAAACCGGCTGGAGTATCTGAAAACCCATCCGGTGGAGCCGGTGATGGATTGA